In Brassica rapa cultivar Chiifu-401-42 chromosome A06, CAAS_Brap_v3.01, whole genome shotgun sequence, a single window of DNA contains:
- the LOC103873085 gene encoding uncharacterized protein At3g49140, which produces MIESVMAVRLSTGFSSPAALLQYRPAPSTEEGVSCFHYASRRVFHPQRLNNTASWSGYLKYNSDYLTKRHPRKNRTQATAEYVDSASDPEKQTGKSRYHPSEEIRASLPQNAGDSRLSPAETTRTIIEVNNKGTLMLTGSTGDGVLENILWPDIPYITDQNGNLYFQVKEDEDVMQSVTSENNYVQVIVGFDTMEMIKEMELMGLSDSDFETEDDESGGEDDSEEDGDEGEDDEEEWVAVLEDEDEDEDDDEDDYDDDDEDDDESLGDWAKLETMRSCHPMFFAKRMSEVAANDPVDWMDQPSAGLAIQGLLSHILVEDYSDIQQKLADIKSTSTKGDKNAENLEEKLEDTNKADSDDESEKTRKVVAFYKLEMIRIQLITAQGDQTEVEVEDVRKAQPDAIAHASAGIIRRLEESGDKLAEALRSLCWRYYGIQAEEVKLIGLDSLGFDLRLCAGAKIESLRFAFSTRATSAEDAEGQMKELLFPTTNQSKPLEPKGTSQKESS; this is translated from the exons ATGATTGAGTCGGTCATGGCCGTCCGTCTCTCCACCGGATTCTCCTCGCCGGCGGCGTTACTCC AGTATCGTCCTGCACCGAGCACGGAGGAGGGAGTGAGCTGCTTCCATTACGCGTCCCGCCGCGTTTTTCACCCTCAACGTCTCAACAATACTGCTTCTTG GAGTGGATATCTGAAGTACAACAGTGACTATTTAACAAAGAGACACCCGAGGAAGAATCGAACTCAAGCCACAGCCGAGTACGTTGATTCAGCTTCGGACCCAGAAAAGCAAACTGGCAAGTCAAGATATCATCCGTCAGAAGAGATTAGAGCCTCTCTGCCACAGAACGCTGGAGATTCCAGGCTTTCCCCTGCAGAAACTACTAGAACCATCATTGAG GTGAACAATAAAGGAACCTTGATGCTTACTGGTTCAACTGGTGATGGAGTTCTTGAGAATATTCTCTGGCCTGATATACCTTACATAACAGATCAGAATGGAA ATTTATACTTTCAAGTTAAGGAAGATGAGGACGTCATGCAGTCTGTTACCTCTGAAAACAACTATGTG CAAGTAATAGTAGGCTTTGATACGATGGAGATGATCAAGGAAATGGAGCTGATGGGTCTGTCTGATAGTGACTTTGAAACTGAAGATGATGAAAGTGGAGGAGAAGATGACAGTGAGGAAGATGGGGATGAAGGAGAAGACGATGAGGAG GAATGGGTTGCTGTTCTAGAGGATGAGGATGAAgacgaagatgatgatgaggatgactatgatgatgatgatgaagatgacgaTGAATCGCTTGGTGACTGGGCAAAACTGGAAACAATGAGAAGCTGTCATCCCATGTTTTTTGCAAAGAGAATGTCTGAG GTTGCTGCAAATGATCCTGTAGATTGGATGGATCAGCCGTCTGCTGGCCTTGCCATCCAGGGACTGTTGAGTCATATCTTAGTGGAAGATTATTCAGATATCCAACAGAAACTTGCTGACATCAAATCTACAAGTACCAAGGGAGACAAGAATGCTGAAAACTTAGAGGAGAAGCTTGAAGACACTAATAAGGCAGATAGTGATGATGAATCTGAGAAGACGAGAAAAGTGGTGGCGTTTTACAAGCTGGAGATGATAAGAATTCAGCTTATTACAGCACAAGGGGATCAG ACTGAAGTTGAAGTGGAAGATGTCAGAAAAGCACAGCCTGATGCTATTGCTCATGCATCAGCTGGAATCATACGCCGTTTAGAAGAGTCTGGTGATAAACTAGCTGAAGCACTTAGATCTCTGTGTTGGAGATACTACGGTATTCAAGCAGAG GAAGTGAAGCTGATTGGGTTAGATTCCCTTGGTTTTGACCTGAGGCTTTGCGCAGGAGCGAAGATTGAGTCATTGCGGTTTGCATTCTCGACAAGG GCAACATCAGCAGAAGACGCAGAGGGACAAATGAAAGAACTATTATTCCCGACAACAAACCAGTCGAAACCACTGGAACCCAAGGGAACAAGTCAGAAAGAGTCTTCTTAA
- the LOC103873086 gene encoding peroxidase 34, whose protein sequence is MHSSYSFSTSSTWIILITLACIVFRASLSDAQLTPTFYDTSCPNVTNIVRATIVNELRSDPRIAASILRLHFHDCFVNGCDASILLDNTTSFRTEKDAIGNANSARGFPVIDTMKAAVERACPRTVSCADMLTIAAQQSVTLAGGPSWRVPLGRRDSLQAFFNLSNVNLPSPFATLPELKDRFRNVGLDRPSDLVALSGGHTFGKNQCQFIIRRLYNFSNTGLPDPTLNTTYLQTLRGLCPLNGNLSALVDFDLRTPTVFDNKYYVNLKEQKGLIQTDQELFSSPNATDTIPLVREYADGTQKFFDAFVEAMNRMGNITPLTGTQGEIRLNCKVVNSNSLLQDVVELVDFVSSI, encoded by the exons ATGCATTCCTCTTattctttttctacttcttcGACTTGGATAATCTTAATCACATTGGCATGTATTGTGTTTCGTGCGTCTCTGTCCGATGCTCAACTTACACCAACCTTTTACGACACTTCATGTCCTAATGTTACTAACATCGTACGTGCCACCATTGTCAACGAGCTAAGATCGGACCCTCGTATCGCCGCGAGCATCCTTCGTCTTCATTTCCACGACTGCTTTGTCAAT GGTTGTGACGCATCGATCTTGTTAGACAACACGACATCGTTCCGAACAGAGAAAGATGCAATCGGAAACGCAAACTCGGCTAGAGGATTTCCGGTGATTGATACAATGAAAGCCGCAGTGGAGAGGGCTTGCCCAAGAACCGTTTCATGCGCAGATATGCTCACCATCGCTGCTCAACAATCTGTCACGTTG GCAGGAGGTCCTTCTTGGAGGGTTCCTTTGGGGAGAAGAGACAGCTTACAAGCATTTTTCAATCTATCTAATGTTAATCTTCCTTCTCCATTCGCCACACTTCCAGAACTTAAAGACAGATTTAGAAACGTTGGCCTAGACCGTCCTTCTGATCTTGTTGCTCTCTCTG GGGGTCACACATTTGGTAAAAATCAATGCCAGTTCATTATACGCAGACTATACAATTTCAGCAACACAGGTTTACCTGATCCTACCCTCAATACTACTTACCTCCAAACTCTTCGTGGACTATGCCCCCTTAATGGTAACCTAAGTGCCTTGGTTGATTTTGATCTGCGTACCCCTACGGTTTTCGACAACAAATACTATGTGAATCTCAAAGAACAAAAAGGTCTTATCCAGACTGACCAAGAGTTGTTCTCTAGCCCCAATGCCACTGACACAATCCCCTTGGTGAGAGAATATGCTGATGGCACACAAAAATTCTTCGATGCGTTTGTGGAGGCCATGAATAGGATGGGCAACATTACACCTCTTACGGGAACTCAAGGAGAGATCAGATTGAATTGTAAGGTGGTGAACTCCAACTCTCTACTCCAAGATGTGGTTGAACTCGTTGATTTCGTTAGCTCTATATGA